TAGAACTACAACTGAACCATCATTCACAGAACTGCTCTAGAACTACTTTAGACACGCCTACAGGGAGACTACACGAACAAGAAAGTAATCAGCCAAAGGCCAGGAACCACACAGTGAGTTTTTAACACTACATTAGATATCAAAGTCTTCTTCAAACTGTTGTAGCCAGGCTTCATAAGCTCTGTCATCTTCATCGTCGTTAAAGTTTCTGTCATCTTCATCGTCGTTATAATCTTCTTCATAATAATTATTGTCCTCTTCGTAGCCATTATAGTAGTCATCATCCTGGTCATTATCATAGAAGTCCTCCTCTTCGTCATCGATCGAGGCGATGTCGCGGTACTTTGACCAGGTACAAGTATTTCCAGCCAAACATCTCTCACACAAGTCCTTCTTATGAAAAGATTTGGGATCTTTGTGTTCTGGTCTCGGACATCCGCACTGTTCTTTGGTCATCCTACACGTTCTACATTTGATTGGCTCTATTTTATAGGGTTTGTTGCTTGCTAGACActtttgacatttttgtttatactGGACCTGTGGATAAATGAAAAGGAAAATGACGTTTCTAAAACCATAATTTCATTGTCAAATTTTTAAAACCTAAAATACATACCAGCCAGATCATTTTGTATTTAAGAGACATTggctgttgttttgttttttttgactATATTATAAACAGGAACTTGGTTTTCCTTTGGGTCTTAGTGACAGGTTCGTGGTGGCCATTCTACGACGTGGTCATCTGCTACTTTCTAGGACACAAAAGTTGACCTAAATGACCATTGGATGATATATCTAGTTTAAACAATGAACTAGGTTTATTATCATTTAGAAACTACcgaatttttaaacaattttttcccAATGTTTACAATAACAGTATATCCTACATTGAGTGTAgtaaatataaactttaaattactttatatCTACTCTTCGTGACATGTGTGAATACAGTTACGAAAATCATGTATTAAGCAACAAatcgacaaaaaataaaagtacatttGTTGGTAACCTATTATTGCACATGTTTATTCTTGAAGACGTAAGACGAAGTAGTAGATAGACTGTAAGGAATAAA
The DNA window shown above is from Biomphalaria glabrata chromosome 5, xgBioGlab47.1, whole genome shotgun sequence and carries:
- the LOC106065813 gene encoding prostatic spermine-binding protein-like — translated: MTKEQCGCPRPEHKDPKSFHKKDLCERCLAGNTCTWSKYRDIASIDDEEEDFYDNDQDDDYYNGYEEDNNYYEEDYNDDEDDRNFNDDEDDRAYEAWLQQFEEDFDI